Genomic segment of Malania oleifera isolate guangnan ecotype guangnan chromosome 7, ASM2987363v1, whole genome shotgun sequence:
gtttgctatgacttcATGCAGGAATAAGGGAGATAATAACACCAGTACTCATGATCAAGAAATTGacattaattttgaaaacataatgcATGAAATTGAAACTGAAGAAGATGAGATGAACTTATCCCCCGAAATGGAAAGGATGTTGAAGTCCGATGAAAAGCCAACATTAACTAGTAGTGACCCCACTGTTGTAATCAATCTGGGAACTGAGGAAGAACCCAAACAGGTGAAAATTAGGGCATTGCTGGAAGGTGAATAAAAGAGCAAAATAAATTAACTGTTAAAAGAATATTGGGATGTGTTTGCTTGGTCATACTAGGACATGCCAGGTCTAAACACGAACTTGGTAACTCACAAAATACCAATCTACCTCGATTCCAAGTCGGTGAAGCAAAAGTTGGGGAGAATGCGGTTGGAAATGTTGCTCAAAATAAAGGAGGAGGTGCAAAAGCAATTTGAGGCCGGATTTCTAAAAGTGGCGCAATATTCCGAATGGATGGCTAACATTGTCTTGATAATTAAAAAGAATGGCAAGGTACGAGTTTGTGTCGACTATTGGGACCTAAATAAAGCTAGCACTAAGTATAACTTCCCACTCTCGCACATTGATCTGTTGGTGGACAATACGACAgggcatgctttattttcattcatggatggtttTTCAAGATACAACCAAATCAAGATGGCCTTAGAAGACAAGGAAAAGACAACCTTCAACATATTATGGGGGACATTTTGTTACAAGGTTATGCTATTCGGATTAAAGAATGTCAAGGCTACTTACCAAAGAGCCATAGTAACCTTATTCCATGACTTAATGCACAAGGAGATCGAGGTGTATGAGGATGACATGATCGTTAAGTCATGAAATGAAGATGACTATGCTACAAACCTAGAGAAGTTGTTCAAAAGACTCTGGAAATGCCAATTAAAGTTGAACTCAGAAAAGTGTGCCTTTGGTGCCACCTTAGGAAAATTATTGGGGTTTATAATGAGCAAGAAAGGGATTGAGGTTGATCCTGAAAAAATCAAGGTCATTGAAGAGATGTTTGGCCCTAAAACTAAAAAGGAGGTGCAAAGTTTCCTAGGCAGGCTCAATTATATAGCCCGATTTATTTCCCAATTGACCACCACCTGTGAGCCCATTTTTAACCTGCTAAGAAAGAATAACCTTAAAAAGTGGAATGAGGAATGTCAGGAGGCTTTTGAGATGATAAAAATAATGCCTCTTGAACCCTTCGGTATTAGCACCCACAGTACTTGGAAGACCATTGATTTTGTACCTAGCAGTATCAGAGAACTCCATGGGTTGCGTATTAGGCTTGCATGATGAGATAGGAAGGAAAGAACGGTCTATTTATTACCTAAGCAAGAAGTTCACAGAATACAAGTCTAAGTACTCAAACTTGGAGAAAACTTGCTGAGCTTTGGTATGGGTTGTTAGTAGGGTAAGACAATACACTTTGTATTACTCAACCTCGTTGATCTCCAAGATGAATCCGATTAAGTATGTTTTCGAAAAACTAGCAATAACAAGATGGGTTGTGCAGTGACAGATGGTGCTGACCAAATATGACATCATCTATGTTACTAGAAAGGCCATCAAAGGAAGCGTTATTGCAAAGCATTTAGCAGATAGATTTATGAAGGATTACCAGCCTATGGAGTTTGACTTCTCAGATAAGGAAATTGACTTAataatccaagaagaagaagatcatgAAGGTTGGAAGATGTTATTTGATGAGGCGGTCAATGTGTGGGGACATGGAATAGGAGCCATACTCATATCGCTGAAAGGGAGACATTATCCAGTCGTAGCTAAGCTTACTTTCCCatgcacaaataatataacagAGTATGAAGCATGTATATTGGGTTTGCAGGCCTCCATAGACTGGGGAATCAGGGAATTGGCTGTGAAGGGAGACTCGGACCTAGTGGTTCACCAATTGACTAGAGAGTGGGAAACATGGGATTCCAAGCTAGTTCCATATCAAGAGTAGATTCGGGAGATGATCAAAGAATTTGATAGCATTAGTTTCGCCCACTTGCCAAGGGAAAATAGCTTGATTCCTAATGCACTGGCCACTCTGGAGGCTTTGTTTAAAGTGGAATTAGGAATGGAAATTAAGCCGATATGGATCAGAATATAGTTAGAACATATTGGGCAGTGATAGAAGAGGCTGATGGGAAACCTTGGTTCCATGATATTAAGACATACATCCAACAAAATGGGTACCCGAAAGGAGTGACCAGTAATGATTGAAACACAATTAGGAGGTTGGCCATGGGATTTTTCTTGGATGGATAAGTGTTGTACAAAAGGAACCATGATATGACTCTCCTACAATGCATAGAAGTGCAGGAGGCGCGACAAGTTATACATGAAACCCACGAAGGAGTTTGTGGAACTCATGTCGGGGGTCATTCATTGGCTCGAAAAATCCTCAGAAGTGGGTATTATTGCATGACTATGGAAAGGGATTGCATTGAATATGCCTGAAAGTGCCATAAATGTCAGATTTATGGAGATCGGATACAAGTCCCACCAGCCCCACTTCACGTTTTATCCGCACCCTGGTCCTTTTTAGCTTGGGGCATAGACATGATTGGACCCATCACTCCAAAAGCCAGCAATGGACATCGCTTCATCTCCGTGGCTATTGATTATTTCACCAAATGGGTAGAGGCAGCCTTATACTCCAATGTCACATAAAATGTAATCAGTCGCTTCAAAAAGAGATAGTTGATATGCTAGTATGGAATTCTCGAAAGGATATTCTCGAACAATGCCAAAAACCTGAACAATGAAGTAATGACGAAGTTGTGCAATCAATTCAAGGTTAGGCATCACAATTCAGCTCCTTATAGACCATAGATAAATGGGGCAGTGGAAGCAGGCAATAAGAACATCATGAATATCTTGGAGAAGATGACTGAAACCTACAAAGATTGGCATGACAAGCTCCCATTTGCCCTAATGTCCTACAGAACTATAGTTCGAACCTCCACGGGAGCTACTCCTTTCTCTCAGGTGTACGGAATGGAGGCCATGGTCCCAATAAAGGTTGaaattgtaacaccccaaactcGAAACTAGGGTCTAGAGTGTTATACGAAATATATCTCTGATATATCTCACTTGTATCTGATATCATAATACCTGGCTCTATATCAATTACACAGCAGAAATAACAATatatcctcaataaaatatactagagtttctactcctatatacatctcaaaacataacccaacatccagtattcacaaacatccatatacatctctgaaaacataaatatattacaacccaaaaacataatCAAAGTTTATATCCTCTTTCTCTACAAAAAATGCTACAACAGCCTCgagttctctaagctcgatcccgtgAAGGTcttgaaaagatgaaattcaactatcgggtgagacacatctcaataaggatggaatacattaaaacagtgtgtggccaacatgagatttgtgtacaatatacgtatagattcattattttaaaatgaaaccACAATTATAAAACCATTCTTTGTTCCTACttaaacacatgtaaggtattttaccaacaagagttcccaaggattggggtgcttacccgcccatacaagtagcacccctctgctctgatactttaagcAACCTATGGTCACATCTGAAGCACatcagagcacttaccttacttagtaagcccttagatgattagtttatctcgtactcacacattcataaAAAAGTTTACCGgcagaagttcccaagaatagtgAAGATTACCCACTTAAACAAGTatcttccctctgccctaatacgttatgtagtCCACAACTACATCTGATATctatcaaggcactcgcctttctcagcaagccctcaggcaaagagtataCCCTGC
This window contains:
- the LOC131160906 gene encoding uncharacterized protein LOC131160906, which encodes MVLTKYDIIYVTRKAIKGSVIAKHLADRFMKDYQPMEFDFSDKEIDLIIQEEEDHEGWKMLFDEAVNVWGHGIGAILISLKGRHYPVVAKLTFPCTNNITEYEACILGLQASIDWGIRELAVKGDSDLVVHQLTREWETWDSKLVPYQE